A section of the Triticum dicoccoides isolate Atlit2015 ecotype Zavitan chromosome 7A, WEW_v2.0, whole genome shotgun sequence genome encodes:
- the LOC119329922 gene encoding legumin A-like, translated as MAVDLTPRQPAKAYGGEGGAYYEWSPAELPMLGVASIGAAKLSLAAGGMSLPSYSDSAKVAYVLQGKGTCGIVLPEATKEKVVAVKEGDALALPFGVVTWWHNTPGSATELVILFLGDTSKGHRXGQFTNFQLTGASGIFTGFSTEFVGRAWDLKQNDAAKLVSSQPASGIVKLSAGQKLPEPVAEDRKDMALNCLEAKLDVDIPKGGRVVVLNTANLPLVKEVGLGADLVRIDAHSMCSPGFSCDSAYQVTYIVRGSGRVQVVGPDGKRVLETRIEGGSLFIVPRFHVVSKIADASGMEWFSIITTPNPIFSHLAGKTSVWKAISPEVLEASFNTTPEMEKLFRSKRLDSEIFFAPN; from the exons ATGGCGGTGGATCTGACCCCGAGGCAGCCGGCGAAGGCGtacggcggcgagggcggcgcctACTACGAGTGGAGCCCAGCCGAGCTGCCCATGCTCGGTGTCGCCTCCATCGGCGCAGCCAAGCTCTCGCTCGCCGCCGGCGGCATGTCCCTCCCCAGCTACTCCGACTCCGCAAAGGTCGCCTACGTCCTCCAAG GCAAGGGAACCTGTGGCATCGTCCTGCCTGAGGCCACCAAGGAGAAGGTGGTCGCCGTCAAGGAGGGTGACGCTCTGGCGCTCCCGTTTGGCGTGGTCACCTGGTGGCACAACACCCCGGGGTCTGCGACGGAGCTCGTCATCCTCTTCCTTGGCGACACCTCCAAGGGCCACAGG NCCGGCCAGTTCACCAACTTCCAGCTCACGGGCGCCAGCGGCATCTTCACCGGCTTCTCCACAGAGTTCGTCGGCCGCGCCTGGGACCTCAAGCAGAATGACGCGGCCAAGCTCGTCTCCAGCCAGCCAGCCTCCGGCATCGTCAAGCTCTCAGCCGGGCAGAAGCTCCCCGAGCCTGTCGCAGAGGACCGCAAGGACATGGCGCTCAACTGCCTGGAGGCCAAGCTCGACGTGGACATCCCCAAGGGCGGCCGTGTGGTGGTGCTCAACACGGCCAACCTGCCGCTTGTTAAGGAGGTCGGGCTGGGGGCTGACCTGGTCAGGATCGACGCCCACTCCATGTGCTCCCCTGGATTCTCGTGCGATTCGGCGTACCAGGTCACGTATATCGTCCGTGGCAGCGGGCGCGTGCAGGTCGTCGGCCCGGACGGCAAGCGTGTGCTGGAGACCCGCATCGAGGGCGGCAGCCTCTTCATCGTGCCCCGCTTCCACGTTGTGTCCAAGATCGCTGATGCCTCTGGCATGGAGTGGttctccatcatcaccacccccaA CCCGATCTTCAGCCACCTGGCGGGGAAGACATCGGTGTGGAAGGCCATCTCGCCGGAGGTGCTGGAGGCGTCATTCAACACGACGCCGGAGATGGAGAAGCTCTTCCGGTCCAAGAGGCTCGACTCCGAGATCTTCTTCGCCCCCAACTAG